A genomic stretch from Solanum stenotomum isolate F172 chromosome 8, ASM1918654v1, whole genome shotgun sequence includes:
- the LOC125874906 gene encoding pentatricopeptide repeat-containing protein At2g28050, whose amino-acid sequence MSLQKVLQNLRTLKKWQIPNPPLHPRAKIADTIINTVLSPIVIAPSTLLSNLTPNLILLILSDPHINTPKCLDFFNFLLLNQSFITFKIGVETHLTLVCRLVKEGYFEDAETLLVLVPNIETFRCPFAVIASFFENHNAPSKFASKIFNLLLKALSDNGKFNEALEIFMYMKLNAIEINERTCTVHLINLLKCNQIALALVFFYQMVESGIQVSVFSLTVVVDGLCKSGEIKKARELVEEMLSKGVKPNIITCNTLVDACARRWNFEEMNNILALMKRERVDLNVETYKFLVDGFLSSGKIDDAERLILEMYVKGFKVDIHLYNLMIKGYCRLGNMERALSLFRQMIEKDICPNCDTYSVLVKGLCDKGQVSAAKELVDKMLGQGIELDGSMFDILIHCYFKAGMIEEAVSVLGLMEKREFIADTSVYELIIDGLLKLDRTEEAISWLTPLIKRGVSRQKLATIPLVDYLRNSVSEKLVHKYKENENSFKTTFYSDTISLQHKDAHSAEMTNISAVINEYIK is encoded by the exons ATGTCACTCCAAAAGGTACTTCAAAACCTAAGAACTCTCAAAAAATGGCAAATCCCAAATCCCCCTCTTCACCCTAGAGCAAAAATTGCAGACACCATTATCAATACAGTGCTAAGCCCCATAGTCATTGCACCCTCTACTCTTCTCTCCAACCTCACTCCCAATTTGATTCTCCTTATTTTATCTGACCCACATATCAACACACCTAAATGCCTCGACTTCTTCAATTTCCTTTTGCTTAATCAATCTTTCATTACTTTCAAGATTGGTGTTGAAACCCACTTGACACTTGTTTGCAGGCTTGTCAAAGAAGGATACTTTGAAGATGCTGAGACCCTTTTAGTTTTAGTCCCAAATATTGAAACTTTCAG gTGCCCTTTTGCTGTTATAGCTTCTTTCTTTGAGAATCACAATGCTCCATCAAAGTTTGCTTCGAAAATATTCAATTTGCTTCTTAAAGCTTTATCTGATAACGGAAAATTCAACGAGGCTTTAGAGATTTTCATGTATATGAAACTAAATGCAATTGAGATTAATGAGAGAACATGTACTGTTCATTTGATTAATCTTTTGAAGTGTAATCAGATCGCGTTAGCGCTGGTATTCTTTTATCAAATGGTTGAATCAGGTATTCAGGTTTCAGTATTTTCGTTGACGGTCGTGGTAGATGGATTGTGTAAGAGTGGGGAGATAAAGAAGGCTAGAGAATTGGTGGAGGAAATGTTGTCTAAAGGGGTGAAGCCTAATATTATTACATGTAATACCTTGGTGGATGCTTGTGCTAGGAGATGGAATTTCGAAGAAATGAACAACATTTTGGCCTTGATGAAAAGGGAACGAGTCGATTTAAATGTTGAGACTTACAAATTTTTGGTGGATGGATTTTTGAGTAGTGGGAAGATTGATGATGCAGAGAGATTGATTTTGGAAATGTATGTCAAGGGTTTTAAAGTGGATATccatttgtataatttgatgATTAAGGGATATTGCAGGCTAGGGAATATGGAAAGGGCACTTTCATTGTTCAGGCAGATGATTGAGAAAGACATCTGCCCTAATTGTGATACATATTCAGTTTTGGTAAAAGGACTTTGTGATAAAGGACAGGTAAGTGCAGCAAAAGAGCTCGTAGATAAAATGCTGGGCCAGGGAATTGAGTTGGATGGAAGTATGTTCGACATCTTAATTCACTGTTACTTCAAGGCTGGAATGATTGAGGAAGCTGTTAGCGTACTTGGATTGATGGAGAAGAGAGAATTCATTGCTGATACGTCTGTGTATGAGCTGATAATTGATGGATTACTCAAGTTAGATCGGACTGAAGAGGCAATATCTTGGTTAACACCTTTAATCAAAAGGGGTGTATCTAGGCAGAAGTTAGCTACTATTCCACTGGTCGATTATTTAAGAAATTCAGTTTCTGAAAAGTTGGTTcacaaatacaaagaaaatgagAACAGCTTTAAAACAACCTTTTACTCTGATACGATTAGTTTACAGCACAAGGATGCACATTCTGCTGAAATGACTAACATTTCAGCAGTAATAAACGAGTATATAAAGTAA